TCTTCAGGCAATTCTTTATCTCTGTTGTAGTCATTAACTGTTAGTGTCGCCTTTACAACCACTTTGTTTTTCATAATAATCACGGTATCAACGCACTGCTCTTTATAAGCCGCTGCCATGCACAGGCCATTGAATTTTAATCGATGCTCCTTGTTCTTCATTAGATCAACTGCTGAAACTTCAAAGGGTGCTCCATCTTGTTGACCTGCTTGGTTAACAAAGACGACCACACCATGTGGTATACTATAGCTAATAACGTGCGGGTAGTCGACTGCCTTGGTTGTATCTTTTTGCAATGTAAGGATTGCTCCACAGTCTGTAGCGCACCCATGCTCGAAAAACAAGAGTTGGTTATTTTCACCTATGTACTCAGGAATGAAATAACGCCTGTACTCCAAAACTGAGGGACAATGATATAATCCTTTATTATTGCCTTTACTCCATTGTATGTAAAGGTCTTTGTACCTGCTGCTATCATTCTTCACCAAATACTTAATTAGCCAACCATCCTTTGTAAGCGTATCATGAGCATAGGATTGAATCTCGTAGTAATTACTGTCTGAGAAATTAATAGGTATAAGTTTCCCAGCATTGGCATCAGGCAAAGGAACAGGAGTAGTTTGCTGGTCAGCATTAGGTGGGTTGCAACCCAATGTAAAAACACTTGCCAATAGTAAGATTCTAATTATATGTTTGGTGACCATTTTATTGCGCACAACAAGTAAATATACAAAACACCCCTTCCATAATATTCAGTTTCCATTTTCGATCCAACTCAAAGAGTATCAAGGCATATGGATTGCGCTTTCTATGTTTTCCATTTCACATAACCGCTGCATTTATGCGTTTTCAATAACAAAGAAAACGCAACGTTTTTTTTGTCAAAACCATCCATATAAGATCACTAGAAAATTATTCCAAAAGCAAACAAGTAGAAACAAAAAAGGCCTTACTCTATAGTAAGGCCTTTTCTCTATATTATTATTTGATACGGTTTAATATCTACCGTCTTTTTTATCCATACCTCTACCAATACCATAACCGGCACCAGCACCAAGAACACCACCAATTACGGCACCTACACCACGGTTCTTTTTATTGATAATAGCACCCGCACCAGCACCTACTACACCACCAACTACAGCTCCTTTAGCCGCTTTACTCCAACCTTTTTTTCTAGCAGGAGCTTGTGCTACCGTACCATTACCTGAGCTGTAACCTCTGGATCTACCAGCACCACTGCTACCGTAGCTACGAGATGAGGTACTACGTGTAGTAGAGCGCGCCACAGGTGCTGCAGCAGCAGCCCCAGCTGTAGTAGCATATGGATCAGCTGTATTATTCAATTCATTCTGCATTTTCCAAGCCTGGTATTCAGACAGCCCTGCTGTATCGGCAGCCAGGCGTACCGAGTCTTGATAGGCCTTCAGCCTTGCACTCTCTACCGCTAGTTTATCCTGGTTGCTATTACAAGCAGCCATTACTGCGGCTATACTGAAGATGGATAATATGCGTTTCATAAGTAACAATTTAACGTGTAAAAATTTGTTTATAGCTTCTCTATTTTTCCTCATATATTACCTAAACCATGCCAACAGCTGTGTCAAATGTTAAAGGTTTATCAACCCTTTTTTCCCTTAACAAATAATTTATTCAAAGCGGAATTGCGCTTCGCTAACGGCTAAGCGCAATTCTGTTTCAGTACGCTAAACAAACAGTTACGGCACTGCTATTCTCCATAAAAAGAGCAAGGATATTAGCTCCAGCTTTTAGAAAAGACTTTTTGTAACAAGGTCGTGGTACGCGCTTCTTTTTCAGCACGTATCAGACGCTCTTTTTCAGCCACTTTACGGAACATGGCTTCACTAACAGCGCCAGCCATGATAGTAGGCAGATCCAGTTTTATTTTATTGCCGCCTAATGGTTTTACAATCTCATTCCACATGTCGTTGAGCTTATACTCCTGTAAGGCGGTCTCCACTACTGGACGGATGGAACGGCGCAGGCTATCGCCAATAGATGCACGCAGGTAATCGGTACCGGCAGTACCGCCCGCTTTAATGATATGCATAGCATCGGTAAACTGCATATTACTGATACCGCTGGCAAAAATGGGTATGGAGTTGGTAGCTGTTTTTTCAGCTGCCGTGCCTAAGGTTGTTGTAAAACGATCGATCTCGTTGGTAAGCCCCAACATGCTGACCGTATTCATGGCCTTACGCACACCCTCGGGCAACACGGCGGTCATGATCGTTTCTTTATTAAAAGCTCCTGTGAAATTGCTTTCCTGTACGCCTAGTTGCAACATCTGGCGAATGGCAGCAGCGGCATCGTTCTCATTCAGCTTATAGCCGGCAAAGCGACCGCTGGTACAGGAGTACGACAAGGGTAAAAGGAACAGGAGGAGGAAAGGTACAATTAGTCTTTTCATATGCTACTTTTTCTTAAGAACCTCATAAGACCGTTTCGTTTAATCCACCTAGAAGGGCAAGGACTGTATTTGGCAAACTTTAACAAAAAGAAGCTGCGAGCTATGAGCCGTGAGCTTCGAGTAAGAATACATATCATAAGACATAAAATCCCTTCTCACGGCTCATAGCTCACCGCTCGCAGCTACACTCACAATGTATCACTAAAGTCATTGTCCGTGCCCTCTGGCTCCAGCTTTTCATTTGGATCTATAATGCCTTTTAATTCAGTAAGATTAGGATCGGTTTGTTCCTGCCTAACCTCATGAATCGGTTTCTCGTTACGCCCACTATTATTGTCGTTGGCTGCTTGCCAGCTTTTATCGTTTGTATTTATTTCATTCTTCTTCATTGCATTCATTTACTAATGAGTATACCATGATCGTTCCAATTTTTAATGCTGTACCAAAATGGACTGCCGACTATTGACCTCTTTTCCTGTTATTTCTATAAAATAAATGCCATTAGCAAGGCCCTGTGTGTATACGGAAGTAGTTGCACTCTTTAGTGACTGCTGACCTACCAACAGGCCCGCCGCATTATAAATACGCAACTGGTGAGCGGTTTTAAAAGCTGCTTTTACATAGAAATAGGATGCCGCAGGATTGGGAAATACCTGTACTTGTTTTTCCTCACCTTCTGCAGGCACCCACTGGTTGATATAAACATTGATGGTTTTGTTTGCGCAGCTTACAATAAGATCTTCCCAACCATCCTTATTTATATCTGCAAGGATTAAATAGGCCACATTAGCCGGTACCTTCATTGCCACAGGCTCCTCAAATTGCGCATGGCCTTTACCCAGCATAAAGAACAGCGTATCGTTTGGCATACCATCCATATCAGTATGATTAAATACCAGGTCTGTAAAACCATCATGATTAAGATCTGCAGTGCGTAAATAATAGGGCCGGATCATTCTGTTTTCAAAAGAAGGTACTCTTATAGAAGGCGATAGGTAATCAGTTCCGTTATTGAGTTTAATGATCAAACTATCGGAGCCAGGCATATTATCAAAAGAAGCATACAGCAAGATCAGATCTTCTTTGCCATCATTGTTTACATCGGCCAGGGCAGGTCTGGCCATTTGAAAGGTGGGATGATAGGTAGGCACAAAATCACCATTGGCCTGCTGCACAAATATCAATAGCCATGGAAAAGAACTTGACACCACCACATCCCAACGACCATCGCCGTTTTGATCCGTAATAAAAATATCCTTACAGGTATCCAGCACCGAAGGGTAAGTTCTTTTGGTTTCAAAACTGCCATCGCCTTTTCCAATAAATACATGCAGGGAAATGGTACGGCCGGAGCCGCTAGTGGTGCTCAATATATCCATGATCCCATCTTTGTTGATATCAACACATTTTACGGCACGGCCGTGAGTACCGGTATACATGTAGGGCCCTTTGGTTAGTTGGCCGGAAGACTGTCCAAACCAAATGGTGAAGCCATTGTTCCAGTAACTGGAAATTACCATGTCCGGAAAACCATCTCTATTAAAATCGGCAATATCACTTAGAAAATAATTATCCTCTTTAGCCTGGTGGCTGATGCCAGAAAACTTTCCCTGCCCCTCTCCTTTCATAACACCCCATTGGGATTGACCGGCGTTGTATAACACCGTAAGATCTGACTGACCATCGCCGGTAAAATCTTTTGTATGTATAAGGTTGGCTACATCAGCCACATTATAGGTTTGAACAGGAGCAAATCCTTTCCATTGAGCTAAACAAGGAAACGTATTAGATAAAATAATAAGCAGTGTAACGATCTTTCTCATAATTGAACGTTTGGTTTCTATATGTACAATTATCGCGTTGACAAGGCGGTGCAGGCCGACGTTGCAGGGGAAAATGTTAAAGAAGAGGAAAGCCGCGGGCTATGAGCTGTGAGAGGAATCCACGGTCGACAGACGACAGTCCACAGAAGGAAAAGCTGCGAGCTATGGGCTGCGAGAAAAGTCAATAGTAATTAGTCGTTATGTCAGTAGTGAACAACTATAGGAGGATGGTAGGAGGATATCCTCTGTAACTCCTCTATAAGTGCGACTCATATAAGTGGAATTTGGAATTTGTCCTTTGGAATTTTAAAGAAGGACTCCTGTGCGTGGGTGCTCCCCTTTAGGGGTCGGGGGCCGGCTACTCACCACTGACCACTGACCATTCACGAGCCCGGCTTCTGCCGCGCCGCCCTGCCTATCTCCTCTGGTCTCTTGCACCTTTCTTGTACCTCTCCTGTACCTCTTCTGTACCTAATCTGTACCTCTTCTGTAGGCAAGTCCGTATCAACTGCACAGAAAAAGCCCTCTACCTGCCTTCCACATTCACTACTCCTCCCACCATCCTCCTATCTACATTCATTCCTGACTCACCACTCACTACTCACCACTCACCACTCACTACTCATCATTCATTACTCATTACTCATCACTCATCATTCATTACTCACCCCCTGTCTTCCTTTCCCTCCATTGCCCCTTGAACATTGAAAATTGACCATTGAACATTCCCTCACTTCTTCCTTCTTCCTTCCTTGTTCCTTGTTCATTATTCCCTTCCCTGTCAACTTATCAACTTGTTAACCTGTCAACCCAAATCAGCCATCCTCACATCAGCCATTTCCTACTAATCCTAGTTCTCTCGATTCAGACACAAAAAAGGCCCAGCTTGGCTGGACCTTTTGCATCAATTGCAGGTTTGGTTATTTTTCAAATGTTTGATAATCGCTCCACTTGCGACCATTCTCCGACTTTACTATTTTTTTTGCGTCGGCAGATTCAATGGTTGCGAAGTAAACGTCGCCTTCATTAGTAGACAATATGATCAGGTCACTGATCCAGGCTCTTTTAAGTTCTTTACGTAAGTCGAATTTCAGCTTGGACGACAACTCCGTAACAGGAATGCTTCTGCTAGTTCCGATCCAGCTACCATCTGGTGCATAATAGGCAGTAGCATACTTTCCATCTAACTTAAAGAAGGCCTTGTAAGTATTGTCCACTACTGTCCAATTAACTTCTTGAGCACTTGCATAGGTGCTTTTAAAAGAAGCTAACACTGTAGGTGTTATTGGCTCACTGGCTTTTGCCATTTGAAAAATACTTGCAACTGTAACCGTTAATGCGAGAAATAGGTGTTTCATAAATCAGTTATTTAAAAGTGTTTAATTTGATTTGCTGGTGTAAAGTTGGTGCACGAAAAGCCCCAAATCAATGCAAAGAGGTGTAAACTGTTTCCTTGTTAGCATGGACCGCCAATACATATATATTAATTGTAATAATGCAATACAGGCGCTCTTTTGCGGCAATCTTCACCTCTAAATAAGCCCTACTACAATCCAACACTTGTATTGCCAGTTTGCACCTAAAATCCCTCTGTTCATACACCTCTGCAACAACATCCATTTCCCCTTGCAGTTAATTTGACCTTTAATTACCCATTTTATATCCATGAAAACAAAACGCCCTTTTGCTTATAAACTTCTTATACATACACTTCTCACCTGCCTTACACTGCATTTTTTGCCAACGGCTCAGGCACAATACCGCGTGCCCGGACAAGACAGCGCCTATGCCCTCTATAGTAAGATAGACACGTTGCAATGGAAGGAATACAATGCCGTATTCGACTTTGAAAAATTTGATCTGAACCGCATCTACGAGCTGCGCAAAGCCATACAGCCCTATGTAGAAGCCCAGGATCCTCTGGGAGAATTTTTATATGCAGCCAGCATGGATCTCTATCCCTACGGACATGGAGAACCGAAAGAGGCACAGATTGCATTAACCTATTATACTAAAGCGGCTAACAAAGGACTGGCTGAAGCTGAAAGAATGCTGTTTGACCTATACAGCTATGGATTGATGGGTCAAGAACGTGATGAAAAGAAAGCCTTCAACTATTTACAGCGTGTTATAAAGCATGGCGATGCAACATTCAAAGCAAAGGGTTATGCAGACCTTGCCGGCTTGTTTGATTCGGGCACATCTTCGTTTGTAAAACGTAATAAAGACTCTGTTATCTTCTATCTGGAAAAAGCGCTTACCTATACCCCTAACGATGGCTGGTTGCTGGACTATGCCGCCGGTACATATGAGGAGAAACGTAATTACACGAAAGCGATGACCTACCTATTGCGTAGCGATAATGAACAAAGCCATATTAAAGTAGCTGAATGGCTGATGGAGGGAAAGAAGGTTAAGAAAGATGTAAACCAGTCTTTAGCGATCTTATACAAGATAACAGACACGCTAATAAAAGAATATGGCAAAAACCTGGACGGCTATATGGGCGGTAGCAACCCCATGCACCTATTGAACAACTGGTATCGTTGTAAAAAATGGATTACCCGTGAGCAGTTAGGAAAATACTTTGATCCAAATTGGATATGCGATTAGGGGATTGGAATTGGGTATTTGCCTTTTAGTACTTGTACTGTTATTATAAAACAAAAAGCACCAGTTGATTGATTAACTATTCAATCAACTGGTGCTTTTCTATATATGATACGTTTGTTACTAGTAACGATCTTTATTGTAGCCACCGCTACCACCACCTTTGTTATAGCCACCGCTACCACCACCTTTGTTGTAGCCGCCGCCACCGCCGCCTTTATAGCCGCCACCGCCGCTGTTGTAGCCACCGCCACCGCGGTTGCCACCACCATAGCCACCGCCGCTATTACCGCCACGGTAACCACCACCGCCGCCAGAACCACCACTTGGGCGTTCGTCAGCTGGTTTTACGATCAATTGCTTTTTACCAAAAGCAATGTCTTTCAGATGCTCAATGGCGTCGCGTGCGTCCTGCTCATTTTGCATTTCTACAAACCCGAAACCACGGCTTTTGCCGGTTTCTCTATCTAGTGTGACTTTGGCAGAAACCAAAGGACCAAATTTTTCAAATATTTCTACCAGCTCGTCATCATAGAGATCGTATGGCAGG
This genomic interval from Flavisolibacter tropicus contains the following:
- a CDS encoding glycine zipper domain-containing protein; its protein translation is MKRILSIFSIAAVMAACNSNQDKLAVESARLKAYQDSVRLAADTAGLSEYQAWKMQNELNNTADPYATTAGAAAAAPVARSTTRSTSSRSYGSSGAGRSRGYSSGNGTVAQAPARKKGWSKAAKGAVVGGVVGAGAGAIINKKNRGVGAVIGGVLGAGAGYGIGRGMDKKDGRY
- a CDS encoding FG-GAP-like repeat-containing protein, which codes for MRKIVTLLIILSNTFPCLAQWKGFAPVQTYNVADVANLIHTKDFTGDGQSDLTVLYNAGQSQWGVMKGEGQGKFSGISHQAKEDNYFLSDIADFNRDGFPDMVISSYWNNGFTIWFGQSSGQLTKGPYMYTGTHGRAVKCVDINKDGIMDILSTTSGSGRTISLHVFIGKGDGSFETKRTYPSVLDTCKDIFITDQNGDGRWDVVVSSSFPWLLIFVQQANGDFVPTYHPTFQMARPALADVNNDGKEDLILLYASFDNMPGSDSLIIKLNNGTDYLSPSIRVPSFENRMIRPYYLRTADLNHDGFTDLVFNHTDMDGMPNDTLFFMLGKGHAQFEEPVAMKVPANVAYLILADINKDGWEDLIVSCANKTINVYINQWVPAEGEEKQVQVFPNPAASYFYVKAAFKTAHQLRIYNAAGLLVGQQSLKSATTSVYTQGLANGIYFIEITGKEVNSRQSILVQH
- a CDS encoding DUF4197 domain-containing protein, which gives rise to MKRLIVPFLLLFLLPLSYSCTSGRFAGYKLNENDAAAAIRQMLQLGVQESNFTGAFNKETIMTAVLPEGVRKAMNTVSMLGLTNEIDRFTTTLGTAAEKTATNSIPIFASGISNMQFTDAMHIIKAGGTAGTDYLRASIGDSLRRSIRPVVETALQEYKLNDMWNEIVKPLGGNKIKLDLPTIMAGAVSEAMFRKVAEKERLIRAEKEARTTTLLQKVFSKSWS
- a CDS encoding RNA recognition motif domain-containing protein, with product MKLFVAGLPYDLYDDELVEIFEKFGPLVSAKVTLDRETGKSRGFGFVEMQNEQDARDAIEHLKDIAFGKKQLIVKPADERPSGGSGGGGGYRGGNSGGGYGGGNRGGGGYNSGGGGYKGGGGGGYNKGGGSGGYNKGGGSGGYNKDRY
- a CDS encoding tetratricopeptide repeat protein; its protein translation is MKTKRPFAYKLLIHTLLTCLTLHFLPTAQAQYRVPGQDSAYALYSKIDTLQWKEYNAVFDFEKFDLNRIYELRKAIQPYVEAQDPLGEFLYAASMDLYPYGHGEPKEAQIALTYYTKAANKGLAEAERMLFDLYSYGLMGQERDEKKAFNYLQRVIKHGDATFKAKGYADLAGLFDSGTSSFVKRNKDSVIFYLEKALTYTPNDGWLLDYAAGTYEEKRNYTKAMTYLLRSDNEQSHIKVAEWLMEGKKVKKDVNQSLAILYKITDTLIKEYGKNLDGYMGGSNPMHLLNNWYRCKKWITREQLGKYFDPNWICD